In Streptomyces sp. NBC_00513, the sequence CAGCGCGGATGCGCGGGGGTCGGACGTACCGCTTCCCCCCATGTTTCCCCCCATGTCTCCCCGGATGTTTCCCCCCATGTCTCCCCCCTTGTTTCCCCCCATGTGTTCACGGGAGCACCCAGGTATCTGCCGATACGGATCATGAAACCGGTGACTCACCGGTCCGGACCGGTGAGTCACCGGTGACTCACCAACCGGCTGGTGAGTGAGCGCGGAGAGGCCGGCTGTCAGGCCAGAACGGTGGAGCAAGATAGTGCGTACTGGGCCCAGTACGGTGCGGCCGAGGACGGCCGGAGCATGATCAAACGGGGTGGATGGACAAAGGCAGTTCCCCTGTCTGGAGAACTGCGACCGAGCGGCAGACTGCCGTCATGAGCACCCCCCGCCGCGCGCTCGGCGCCGGCCCGACGTCGAGCACCAGGCCGCCGGCCGCGATACCCGCACCGCGGCTTCTGCCGGCGGAACGAGCGGACGTCGAGCAGCACCAGGCCGTCACCGACGACGAGCACCAGGCCGTGAAGATGCCGGAGGGCCGGCGCCATCTCGGCACCGGCCCCGGCGGAGCAAGTTGGGCGCTACTGGACCGTTAGCGCGTGCCGGGCCGCACGGATGTGGGCCAGCAGGTTGACGGCCTCGACCGGTGCCGCCAACGCCGACTTGGCGGGCTTGTACTTGGCCATCCACTCGGCAACCTGCTGTTCGGACCGCCGCTTCCGCGCCTTCGCGTTGACCCGCTCGTACAGGTCCGCCTGCACCCTGGCCAGCTGCTCGGCAGTCGCCACCCGGACGTGGTCGGCCCGGCCGCCGAGGTCGACGACGACGTCGGCCGCCGTGTCGTACGACTCGGTCTTGATGACGTCCTGCATGTGCAGTTCGGCGTCCCCGTCGACCACCTTGTCGTGGGCGTCACGCGTGAGGATGACCCCGCCGGTCAACTCCTGGTTCTTGTCCTGCTCGAAGACGAACGCCTTGTTCGTCTCATCGGAGTCGTCTCCGGTGAGCTGGACGTGACCGCGCAGGCCGCGCGTCCACTCGATCGCCCGCCGGCCGGCCATGGCGCTCTCGTACTCCGCCCACCAGATCCGGCACTGCGCGGCGGTACCGTACCCCTCCGCCCGCGCAGGCTTGAGCCTCGCGACCTCCAGGTCGTGCAGCCGGTAGAGCATCTGGAACGGCGTCATGGACTGGCCCCGGTACGACTTGTTGTCGGCGCGGGTGGTCTCCATCGCGGCCCCGCTCGCAGCGTCCAGATCCGCGCGGACCGACGCCGCCGGCGCCTTGCCGTCCTGGACCTTGGTCAGGTACTCGATCAGCGCTTCGTCGTCCGCCGACGTGATCAGCTTGACCATGACGCCGTGGCCCTTGCCCTCGCACTTGCAGTCGCGGGTGTAGCAGTCGGTCGAGGGCGTGAACTCCGGGTCTGCCTTGGCAAGAGCGCCGGTCCACAGCTCGCGGAGCCAGTCCTCCCACTCCTCCAGCGCGTCGCCCCCGGGCGTGAAGTAGCCGGCTACCTTGCCCTTGGCCGGGGTCCCGTTGACCTTGCCGCCGAGGAACACGAGCCCGTTCGTGTGCGGGTGCCAGCCGTGCTCCAGCGACCGCGTCACCTCCGAGGCCCGGACCATGCCCGCGTACCCGATCCGGTGCCGGATGCCCTGCTCCGCCGCACGGACCGAGTGCCCGAACGACCCGTCCTTGCGCTCCCACCAGGACACCGCCTCGGGCCGGCCGTAGAACCTCGGGTCGGTGAGCATCGTCTGGTAGGCGCCGGGTACCCGCCGCGGCTTCCCGTTCCGGTCCCGGACCGGGGCGCCGTCCGCATCGAGCATCGGCGCGCCCCACATCGCGGCCGCGAGCCGGGCCAGTTCGTGCGTCCGGTTGTGCCGGGCGGTGAGGACGACCACGGCGAGCGTGCCGCCAGCCGCCAGCCACCTCAGAGCGCCCGTCTTCAGTTCCTCGGTCCGGCCCCGGCGGATCGCACCGGAGCACTCCGGGCAGAACCAGATCCGCCCGCAGCGGACGAGCCCGATCGTCACGACGTAGCCGCGCGTCGAGCGGGCGTAGATCACTCCCGTCTCCGGGTCGAGCACCCGCCGGCCGCAGCCCCCGCACGCGTCGATGCCCGAGACCCGGTTCAGAACCTTCCGGCCCTGGTAGCGCCGAATCGCGGCAGCCGCCGCTTTGTCCGCGCGGGTCTGTTCTGAGGGGCGCTGCGCCCCCTCAGACTCCCCCGCTCCACCCTCCGGACGTTCCCGCAGGTCAGAGGCGGTCTGGCCGCTCTTGGAAAACTCTGTCAACCCTTTACCTAGTTGTGCAGCTCCGCTGCCCTGTTCTTGCAGGTCAGAGGCCGTTTTCGGGGTGGATTTCGCGTCACCCTTGCGACAGGTGGGAGAGCAGTAGCTCTGACCCGCTCGCGAGCGGGTGAACTGGCGTCCGCACGCCTTCCGCCGGCAGCGGGCCCGCCGGGCGGGTACACGAACGGCCCCGCTCTGCGACGCGTCCGGGGACGGGGTCGCGGCCGGGGCCGAGGTTCCTGCATCATGGGAGAGCACTGCGTGAGCACCAATCCGGGGTCCGTGAGAAGAAGTCGGGTTCTGGTGTTCGCGGAATGAGGTCCGGCGTTGACGCGCCGGACCTCTCCGCGTTTCTGGAGTTATGTGGGTCGAGCCTGTCACAAGTGGCGGCCCATCAGCCGCGAGGCGCCAATGTCGCCTTGGGGCTGGTGGGGTTTCGAGGGCCGAGGAACGCCCCGCCGACTAGGTCGGCGGGGCGTTGGTGTGCCCTGTCAGCTCTCGCGGTTGGTCGCGGTCAGCGGGTGGGTGCTCATGCGCTCATCTCCAGTTGTCCGGGCACCTGCTCCAGCTCGCGGTATCGGGCGGCGATCCAGCCGGTGGACCAGCCCGTGAGCGCTGCCGTGGCGCGCTGTGAGCGCCCTTCGCGGACCGCGCTCACGACCGCCGCGCGGGCGTCCCGCTCGCTCATCTTGCCGTCGGTCGGGGCCGGCTGAGGGGCCGGCTCGGCGACGTCGTGAGCGGGGGTGCTCACGGTGGCACTCACGGCCGGGCGCGGGGTGCTCACGGCAGCGCTCACAGGCGCCGGGACGGACCGGCGAGCGTCAGTCGCCTTGCGGTCCCGCTCGGTCTTCTGCGCGGCTTCACGGGCCGCGTGCTCACGGTCGAGACGCTGCTGCTCATCACGGCGCAACCGGTCGACGCGCTCCCGCTCCTGCCGCTTCTCCTCAGCAGCCGCAAGGCGTGCGGCTTCCTCGCGAGCCGCGGCCCGCTCTTCCCGCTCACGTTCCATCTGCGCGGCGTGGTCCCGCTCTTCGCGAGCGAGCTGGGCAGCGTGCTCACGCTCGTGCGCACGGTCGGCCCGCTCTTGCTCACGGCGCCGCTCCTCCGCCTGCCGGTCGCGCTCACGCTCGTCTGCACGAGCCATCTCCCGCGCCTCTCGCTCCGCTCGTGAGCGCTCCTCCTCCTCCCGCCGCTCACGGGCCACCCGGTCTCGCTCCACGGCGCGCTCACGCTGGATCCGAGCCACGGCCCGCGTGATCGCCCGCCGCCACATGAGCGCCGCCTCAGCGGTGACGATGAGCAGGATCGGGGCGACCGCGTGCACGCCCACGCCGACCCAGTCGCCCGAGAGCATCGAGTCCCCGACGTTGAGCGCGAGCGTCATGGCGCCGGTGAGCCAGCGCAGGACCACCGGCCAGGCGCCAGCCTCCCCGTCGAGCCGCGCGACGATGGCACCGACGCGAACGACGATGATCACGGCCGCGTCCACGACGAGCGGAAGAATCGGCGCGGTCCAGTCCCACTCGTCGGAGGTCACCCGCTGGACGAGCGGAGTCACGGTGAGGACCGAGTACAGGACCGCCCCGGCGACGATGACCCAGACGAGCCGCAGAGTCCGTTCGGCAGCGTCGATCTGCTGCTGGGTGCTCAACTTCATCGCTTGCCCTTCGGATTGATGTCGGTTTTGGCCTTCGCGTGGCGCTGGAGTGCGGCGGCGGCCTTGCGGCTGGCGGCCTCGGCGCTCGCGGCAGCCGCGGCAGCCGCAGCGGCGTTCTCTTTCTGTCCCATGGCTCAGCCGCCGCAGGGGACGACGCCGTCGACGTCCGCAAACTGGTGGCGGACGTACCCGGCCATGGCGCCCCAGCCGCCGCTGTGCGTACCGGTGGTGATCTGGTGGACCCACACGAGCGCGGGGTCGGTCGGGTGGCAGCCCTGGATGCTGGCCTCGTCGGCGGTGCCCATGGCTCCGATGACGGTCCCGTCCTCGGCACGGAGCAGCAGACCGCGCGTACCGTCCTTCGGGGTCACGTCCACCGTGGCTCCCTCGTAGTGGACGTAGCCGGGGGACGGCGCCTTCTCCGGCAGGGCGACGGTGACGGCGGCGCCGGTCCCGAGCGCGGCGGCGAGTACGGTGGCAGCGGCCTTGGTTGCGAGGATCATCGCGTTCTCCTACTGGGGTTGGCCGCCCTCACCCGGGATCTTGTTCAGGGAGCACCGGGTGGGGGCGGGTCTACTGACGGCCCCGATCGGGGCCAGCTCCGAGGAGCGGTAAACGGGTAAGCGGTAAGCCGGTGACCTGCGGGTTTACCCGCTTACCGATCGGGTCCCGAAGTCGGGGGAGTGGGGGACCGGAGCCGTCTGGGTCAGGTCCGGCACCAGGTGGACCGGGAGGCGCGGCATGTGTCCCAGGGCCTGCGCGAGCTGGTCGTAGGCGACACCGATCGCCTTGGCGCCGGAGACGCTGACGACCTTTGTCGGGACACCGACGTCGCGCAGCTTCGCGGGGAACGTCGCCGAGGTGAGGCCGAGGAAGTCGCCTCGCTGGTGCAGGCCGTGCAGGAGATCGACGGCATGGACACCGTTGTGCCCCGACTGCTGCGCGGTCGCGACGGCCTGCTCGACGTACGTCAGGAGCTGCTGCTTCCACTTCCCCGTATCGACCGGCTCCGGCTCCGGCGCCGCAGGTTCCAGGACGAGCAAGGCCGTGTCCGCGAGGAGTTCGGCGGGTACCGGACGGACCGTCCGGCCGAAGGACCGGTCACCGCGCACACAGCAGGCCGTCACCGCTCCGGCCGTCGAGAGCAGGAACACGACACCGTCGAGCAGCCAGGAGCCGGCCACCACTCCCCCGACGGGGACGGCGAGCAGCGAGCAGCGCGCCACCGCGATCCGGACCCGGCGGTGACGGATCTGCCCCGGGTCGACGTCACGAATCTC encodes:
- a CDS encoding replication protein, which produces MTEFSKSGQTASDLRERPEGGAGESEGAQRPSEQTRADKAAAAAIRRYQGRKVLNRVSGIDACGGCGRRVLDPETGVIYARSTRGYVVTIGLVRCGRIWFCPECSGAIRRGRTEELKTGALRWLAAGGTLAVVVLTARHNRTHELARLAAAMWGAPMLDADGAPVRDRNGKPRRVPGAYQTMLTDPRFYGRPEAVSWWERKDGSFGHSVRAAEQGIRHRIGYAGMVRASEVTRSLEHGWHPHTNGLVFLGGKVNGTPAKGKVAGYFTPGGDALEEWEDWLRELWTGALAKADPEFTPSTDCYTRDCKCEGKGHGVMVKLITSADDEALIEYLTKVQDGKAPAASVRADLDAASGAAMETTRADNKSYRGQSMTPFQMLYRLHDLEVARLKPARAEGYGTAAQCRIWWAEYESAMAGRRAIEWTRGLRGHVQLTGDDSDETNKAFVFEQDKNQELTGGVILTRDAHDKVVDGDAELHMQDVIKTESYDTAADVVVDLGGRADHVRVATAEQLARVQADLYERVNAKARKRRSEQQVAEWMAKYKPAKSALAAPVEAVNLLAHIRAARHALTVQ